One region of Bradyrhizobium betae genomic DNA includes:
- a CDS encoding SDR family NAD(P)-dependent oxidoreductase: MASHDTAKILAGKVALVTGAGRGLGRAFAEKLAALGADVAIHGMRENGPAEYGEGTTLTAVAAEIGQQFSVRSQRVLGDLTRGEDIARVIAETEAALGPIDILVHNAGGDIAAAGGKPDPNDAVHIKEADMRAVLERNLLSTILTCQAVAKGMMERRRGRIVTLGSVAFKGRTNGAIYAVSKAGVTHYTRCLADQLRPYDIAVNCIAPGDTRTGRFLGTRAVDPDRMVETGTLDRIATVDEVARVVEFFAGPMGAFVSGQVLRIDGGGQCWPG, translated from the coding sequence ATGGCATCGCATGACACGGCGAAGATTTTGGCAGGCAAGGTGGCGCTGGTGACCGGCGCGGGGCGCGGGCTCGGCCGCGCCTTCGCCGAGAAGCTCGCGGCGCTCGGTGCCGACGTCGCCATCCACGGCATGCGCGAGAACGGGCCGGCGGAATATGGCGAGGGCACGACGCTGACCGCGGTGGCCGCAGAGATCGGTCAGCAGTTCAGTGTCCGCAGCCAGCGCGTGCTCGGCGACCTCACCAGGGGCGAAGACATCGCGCGGGTGATCGCCGAGACCGAGGCCGCGCTCGGACCGATCGACATTCTCGTGCACAATGCCGGCGGCGACATTGCGGCCGCCGGCGGCAAGCCCGATCCGAACGACGCGGTGCACATCAAGGAGGCCGACATGCGCGCGGTGCTGGAGCGCAACCTGCTCTCCACCATCCTGACCTGCCAGGCGGTCGCGAAGGGCATGATGGAGCGGCGGCGCGGCCGCATCGTCACGCTGGGCTCGGTCGCTTTCAAGGGACGCACCAACGGCGCGATCTACGCGGTGTCGAAGGCCGGCGTGACCCATTACACGCGATGCCTCGCCGACCAGCTCCGCCCCTACGACATCGCCGTCAACTGCATCGCGCCCGGCGATACCCGCACTGGCCGCTTCCTCGGCACCCGCGCGGTGGACCCCGACAGGATGGTGGAGACCGGCACGCTCGACCGCATCGCGACCGTCGACGAGGTCGCGCGCGTCGTCGAGTTCTTCGCCGGCCCCATGGGTGCCTTCGTCTCCGGCCAGGTGCTGCGGATCGACGGCGGCGGACAGTGCTGGCCGGGCTGA
- a CDS encoding LysR family transcriptional regulator encodes MNWDDLRIIAAVRDEGTYAGASARLRIDETTVGRRLARIQRDLGVPLFDAVDGLRRPTRHCEAVLEHVGAMAAHVAAIDRIKESQVGPVGRLRIASTNAVAEELLAPHTSAFLRDHPGLTLEFLTSSGNVKFSRWQADLAIRLRKPEKGDFTISKLGDVRLYFFEPADRSGGEPVTCVYPDELDAIPEQQFLRAKRLTNMRCVTDNVRIIKTLIRSHQAVGVLPEHSCGDLLADRGLHATLLPKRRDVWLLVQNHLKRDPATRLTIAWVRHCFGDFSRG; translated from the coding sequence ATGAACTGGGACGATCTGCGCATCATCGCCGCGGTGCGGGACGAGGGCACCTATGCCGGCGCCAGCGCGCGGCTGCGCATCGACGAGACCACCGTCGGCCGCAGGCTTGCGCGGATTCAACGCGATCTCGGCGTGCCGCTGTTCGATGCGGTGGACGGGCTGCGCCGGCCGACCCGCCATTGCGAGGCGGTGCTCGAGCATGTTGGCGCGATGGCCGCCCATGTCGCTGCGATCGACCGCATCAAGGAGAGCCAGGTGGGCCCGGTCGGCCGGCTGCGCATCGCCTCGACCAATGCGGTCGCCGAGGAGCTGCTGGCGCCGCACACCAGCGCCTTCCTGCGCGATCATCCCGGCCTGACCCTCGAATTCCTGACCTCCAGCGGCAACGTCAAATTCTCGCGCTGGCAGGCCGACCTCGCCATTCGCCTGCGCAAGCCGGAGAAGGGTGATTTCACCATCTCGAAGCTCGGCGATGTCAGGCTGTATTTCTTCGAGCCCGCCGACCGAAGCGGCGGCGAGCCGGTCACGTGCGTCTATCCGGACGAGCTCGATGCCATTCCGGAGCAGCAGTTCCTGCGCGCCAAGCGGCTGACAAACATGCGCTGCGTCACCGACAATGTCCGCATCATCAAAACCCTGATCCGGTCGCATCAGGCCGTCGGCGTGCTGCCCGAGCACAGCTGCGGAGACCTGCTCGCCGACCGCGGCCTGCACGCGACGCTGCTGCCGAAGCGCCGTGACGTCTGGCTGCTGGTGCAGAATCATCTCAAGCGCGATCCGGCGACGCGGCTCACCATCGCATGGGTGCGGCACTGCTTCGGGGATTTTTCGCGCGGCTGA
- a CDS encoding glycosyltransferase family 39 protein: MGGADARIVRNTTLVILALVALRLVAAAFTPITFDEAYYWMWSKNLAGGYYDHPPMVAYVIRAGTMIAGDTELGVRVFSILLALPMSYAIYRSAAILFGGARVAATSAILLNVTMMASVGTLIVTPDAPLLVASSFVLFFLAKVLETGRGGWWLAVGAAVGAALLSKYTAMFFGLAILIWLAAVPKLRHWFLSPWPYLGGLVALALFSPVILWNADHQWVSFAKQLGRAKIEDFRPVFIAELIPTQIAFATPLVFILGAMGLHALTWRRAGALASRVLIETMFWTIVAYFVWHSLHARVEANWFAPVYPPFVVAAAAAANLVQWKQRQRRLVEFCLRWAAPAGIVMFAALIVQANTGWLSGYRRDATVRSVGVGWRELAAEIESVRARNGATCVLAPDYGTTGWLAFYLPRGTCVVQQNQRIRWVNMPEPDAKLLAGKLLYVDELRADGSALGDRFAKVTQIAQLQRKRGPLVVETYGIDLLEGAKGDVLDRSPPPEAR, translated from the coding sequence ATGGGCGGGGCTGACGCGCGGATCGTCCGCAATACGACGCTGGTGATCCTTGCGCTGGTGGCGCTGCGGCTCGTTGCGGCCGCGTTCACCCCGATCACGTTCGACGAAGCCTATTACTGGATGTGGTCGAAGAATCTGGCGGGCGGTTATTACGACCACCCGCCGATGGTCGCCTATGTGATCCGCGCCGGCACCATGATCGCCGGCGACACCGAGCTCGGCGTTCGCGTGTTCTCGATCCTGCTCGCGCTGCCGATGAGCTATGCGATCTATCGCTCCGCGGCGATCCTGTTCGGTGGCGCGCGCGTGGCCGCGACCAGCGCCATCCTGCTCAATGTCACGATGATGGCCTCGGTCGGCACGCTGATCGTGACGCCCGATGCGCCGCTGCTCGTTGCCTCCAGCTTCGTGCTGTTCTTTCTCGCAAAAGTGCTCGAGACCGGCCGAGGCGGCTGGTGGCTCGCGGTCGGCGCGGCGGTCGGTGCTGCGCTGCTGTCGAAATACACCGCGATGTTCTTCGGGCTGGCGATCCTGATCTGGCTCGCTGCCGTGCCGAAGCTCAGGCACTGGTTCCTTTCGCCTTGGCCGTATCTCGGCGGGCTCGTTGCGCTTGCGCTGTTCTCGCCGGTGATCCTGTGGAATGCGGATCATCAATGGGTCTCGTTCGCAAAGCAGCTCGGGCGTGCGAAGATCGAAGACTTCCGCCCGGTCTTCATCGCCGAGCTGATCCCGACCCAGATCGCGTTCGCAACGCCGCTGGTCTTCATCCTCGGCGCGATGGGGCTGCACGCGCTGACCTGGCGCCGGGCCGGCGCGCTCGCCTCGCGCGTGCTGATTGAGACCATGTTCTGGACCATCGTCGCCTATTTCGTCTGGCATTCGCTGCATGCCCGCGTCGAGGCCAACTGGTTCGCGCCCGTCTACCCGCCCTTCGTCGTCGCAGCAGCCGCGGCCGCCAACCTCGTGCAGTGGAAGCAGCGGCAGCGGCGCTTGGTGGAGTTTTGCCTGCGCTGGGCCGCGCCCGCGGGCATCGTGATGTTTGCAGCGCTGATCGTGCAGGCCAACACCGGCTGGTTGTCGGGCTATCGCCGCGATGCGACCGTGCGCAGCGTCGGCGTCGGCTGGCGCGAGCTCGCTGCGGAGATCGAAAGCGTGCGCGCGCGCAACGGCGCGACCTGCGTCCTCGCGCCGGACTACGGCACCACCGGCTGGCTCGCCTTCTATCTGCCGCGCGGCACCTGTGTGGTGCAACAGAACCAGCGTATCCGCTGGGTCAACATGCCCGAGCCCGATGCAAAGCTGCTCGCGGGCAAGCTGCTCTATGTCGACGAGCTGCGCGCGGACGGCTCCGCCCTCGGTGACCGCTTTGCGAAGGTGACGCAGATCGCGCAATTGCAGCGCAAACGCGGCCCGCTCGTGGTCGAGACCTACGGCATCGATCTGCTCGAAGGCGCCAAAGGCGACGTGCTGGATCGCTCGCCGCCCCCGGAAGCGCGGTAG
- a CDS encoding DUF2778 domain-containing protein: MTTTNWLGAAAIGCAVLGAGWTVYTNVLGASVYPSVGSTGFDEPVIKRAPKVALREAGDAIKEAFALLPDRLQVAAPISREMFNERFAAAATQGVASNAASAVPATQVAVAKDAPKQSVIAKVAEALKPAAPAKVADAAKAKRGADAPVQLASADPAEIVPAPEAKPKSFADRAKAAVMSITGPRQSMVDKLWGKREPSGGLLAYASADASVTASIAPREQNPMLGGSAPYERDTAVYDISAKTVYLPDGTKLEAHSGLGSNLDDPRSSKVRMRGVTPPHIYTLKPREALFHGVPALRLTPIGGESAIYGRDGLLAHTFMLGPNGDSNGCVSFKDYYAFLDAYRNKGIRKLAVLARVD; this comes from the coding sequence ATGACCACGACCAATTGGCTTGGCGCTGCCGCCATCGGCTGCGCCGTGCTCGGCGCCGGCTGGACCGTCTATACCAACGTGCTCGGCGCGAGCGTCTATCCAAGCGTCGGCAGCACCGGCTTTGACGAGCCCGTGATCAAGCGCGCGCCCAAGGTGGCGCTGCGCGAGGCGGGCGACGCCATCAAGGAAGCCTTCGCGCTATTGCCCGACCGGCTCCAGGTCGCAGCTCCGATCTCGCGCGAGATGTTCAACGAGCGCTTTGCCGCGGCCGCGACTCAAGGCGTGGCGTCAAATGCGGCGAGCGCTGTGCCCGCGACTCAGGTTGCCGTCGCCAAAGACGCTCCGAAGCAGAGCGTGATCGCAAAGGTCGCCGAGGCGCTGAAGCCGGCGGCACCGGCCAAGGTCGCGGATGCGGCCAAGGCCAAGCGCGGCGCCGATGCGCCGGTGCAACTGGCGTCAGCCGATCCGGCCGAGATCGTCCCGGCGCCCGAAGCAAAGCCAAAGTCGTTCGCCGATCGCGCCAAGGCTGCGGTGATGTCGATCACCGGTCCCCGCCAGTCGATGGTGGACAAGCTCTGGGGCAAGCGCGAGCCCTCCGGCGGCCTGCTCGCCTATGCCTCCGCCGATGCCAGCGTGACCGCCTCGATCGCACCGCGGGAGCAAAATCCCATGCTCGGCGGTTCGGCGCCCTATGAGCGCGATACCGCGGTCTACGACATCTCCGCCAAGACGGTTTACCTGCCCGACGGTACCAAGCTCGAGGCGCATTCCGGCCTCGGCTCCAATCTCGACGATCCGCGCTCGTCGAAGGTGCGGATGCGCGGCGTGACGCCGCCGCACATCTACACGCTGAAGCCGCGCGAGGCACTGTTCCACGGCGTGCCGGCGCTGCGCCTGACCCCGATCGGCGGCGAGAGCGCGATCTATGGCCGCGACGGCCTGCTCGCGCACACCTTCATGCTCGGGCCGAACGGCGACTCCAACGGCTGCGTGTCGTTCAAGGATTACTACGCATTCCTCGATGCCTACCGCAACAAGGGCATCCGCAAGCTCGCGGTGCTGGCGCGGGTGGATTGA
- a CDS encoding caspase family protein yields the protein MRVLSGFHLPGFLPGLSLALLVCWLCVAPASADTRVALVIGNGAYASTAQLPNPAHDAEDVAISLKHSGFEVFQGIDLRQADMQDLTIRFARAASRADVALFYYSGHAMQYNGVNYLMPVDAVLTDEADLKRFVRVDDIVNDLQQAKNLRILVLDSCRDNPLAETLKRSATRAASVGHGLSKVEAPRGTIVSFSTQSGQTAADGSGRNSPYTTAFLKHIEEPQEIGDVFRDISSDVYDSSGKTQLPELSLSIIGKFYLNGPVSVTVAPAAPQAAPKADPCAAAEAHWKAADGIGTLGAYEDHLARFPNCIFATLAKARVEGLKQKTALAPAAGNAGIGGSKDFDGNWDVTLNCQTSGKAQGFTRALAATVTNGVFHAEAQGPSGVNRLEIDGQIQADGKTTLSARGTTGASTYALNNVAPGSPYGFTVDAQFDRTRGSGKRNEMRPCNLVFVKR from the coding sequence ATGCGCGTTCTTTCAGGATTTCACCTGCCCGGATTTTTGCCCGGACTCTCTCTGGCCCTCCTCGTCTGCTGGCTCTGCGTTGCTCCCGCATCGGCGGACACGCGGGTCGCGCTGGTGATCGGCAACGGCGCCTATGCCTCCACGGCGCAGCTCCCGAACCCCGCGCACGATGCCGAGGACGTAGCAATCTCGCTCAAGCACAGCGGCTTCGAGGTTTTTCAGGGCATCGACCTGCGCCAGGCCGACATGCAGGACCTGACCATCCGCTTCGCGCGCGCCGCGAGCCGGGCCGACGTCGCGCTGTTCTACTACAGCGGACATGCGATGCAGTACAACGGCGTCAACTACCTGATGCCGGTCGACGCCGTGCTGACGGATGAAGCCGACCTCAAGCGCTTCGTGCGGGTCGATGACATCGTGAACGATCTGCAGCAGGCCAAGAACCTGCGCATCCTCGTGCTGGATTCCTGCCGCGACAATCCGCTGGCCGAAACCCTCAAGCGCTCCGCGACGCGCGCCGCCTCGGTCGGACACGGCTTGTCGAAGGTCGAGGCACCGCGCGGCACGATCGTGTCGTTCTCGACGCAATCCGGACAGACCGCCGCCGACGGCAGCGGCCGCAACAGCCCCTACACGACCGCGTTCCTGAAACACATCGAGGAACCGCAGGAAATCGGCGACGTCTTCCGCGACATCAGCAGCGACGTCTATGACAGCAGCGGCAAGACCCAGCTCCCGGAGCTGTCGCTGTCGATCATCGGCAAGTTCTATCTGAACGGGCCGGTGTCAGTCACGGTGGCACCGGCCGCCCCCCAGGCCGCGCCGAAGGCTGATCCCTGCGCGGCCGCAGAGGCGCATTGGAAGGCCGCGGACGGCATCGGCACGCTGGGGGCCTACGAAGATCATCTCGCCAGATTCCCGAATTGCATCTTCGCGACCCTCGCCAAAGCGCGCGTTGAAGGATTGAAACAGAAGACGGCGCTTGCGCCGGCGGCCGGCAATGCCGGAATCGGCGGCAGCAAGGATTTTGACGGCAACTGGGACGTGACGTTGAATTGCCAGACCAGCGGCAAGGCGCAGGGCTTCACCAGAGCCCTCGCGGCAACCGTGACGAACGGCGTGTTTCACGCCGAGGCGCAGGGGCCGAGCGGTGTCAACCGGCTGGAGATCGACGGCCAGATCCAGGCAGACGGCAAGACGACCTTGAGCGCGCGGGGGACGACGGGGGCGAGCACCTATGCCCTCAACAACGTCGCCCCCGGCTCACCCTACGGCTTTACGGTCGATGCGCAGTTCGATCGCACCCGTGGCAGCGGCAAGCGCAACGAGATGCGTCCCTGCAATCTGGTTTTCGTCAAACGCTGA
- a CDS encoding FecR domain-containing protein — MRGVARAGFFALAGLVLLTGSAGAQPAAKAGCTASPTAAGTQTWRCDNGITIVAESGARFELKDTNRDGHIDSVELSSKALLVEVPKKPGGNPFKVLTPQAIAAVRGTRWAVDVADAKTSVFVADGRVGVTRRARGRGVVLGPGEGVDVEATGPLIVKTWGQPRVDALMARLGQ, encoded by the coding sequence ATGAGAGGGGTCGCGCGCGCCGGGTTTTTCGCCCTAGCGGGGTTGGTTCTGTTGACTGGATCTGCGGGGGCGCAGCCTGCCGCCAAGGCGGGTTGCACGGCATCGCCGACGGCCGCGGGCACGCAGACCTGGCGCTGCGACAACGGCATCACCATCGTCGCCGAAAGTGGTGCCCGATTTGAACTAAAGGACACCAACCGCGACGGACATATAGACTCCGTGGAGTTGAGCAGCAAAGCGCTGCTGGTCGAAGTGCCCAAAAAGCCCGGCGGCAATCCCTTCAAGGTGCTGACGCCGCAAGCGATCGCCGCGGTACGTGGCACCAGATGGGCGGTCGATGTCGCAGATGCAAAGACCTCCGTGTTCGTTGCCGATGGTCGTGTCGGCGTGACCCGCAGGGCTCGCGGACGCGGTGTCGTCTTGGGTCCCGGCGAAGGCGTCGATGTCGAGGCAACCGGTCCATTGATCGTCAAGACTTGGGGCCAGCCGCGCGTCGACGCACTGATGGCGAGACTGGGTCAGTAA
- a CDS encoding glycosyltransferase, with protein MNEAIRPGTDNPQTYQASSPSPQLSVVVPTFNERDNVTVLYRRLEAVLAGIAWEVVFVDDNSPDGTWDVVRALAQRDSRVRCIRRIGRRGLSGACIEGILASSAPHAAVIDADLQHDETQLPKMLSLLASGQADLVVGSRYIEGYKSEGFNKQRAGASALATELARKALRVEIADPMSGFFMVRRDRFEQLAPKLSVHGFKILLDLVASANGSLRAVEIPYTFGERQHGESKLDSMVALDFLGLVLAKFTNDAVSLRFILFAMVGGIGLVVHLTTLFIALQLLKAPFAEAQAAGAVVAMTSNFVLNNFLTYRDQRLKGFALLRGLIAFYIVCSVGLLANVGVAFSVYDQEPIWWLAGMAGALMGVVWNYAMSGLFVWRKK; from the coding sequence ATGAATGAAGCGATCAGACCGGGCACCGATAACCCGCAGACCTATCAGGCATCTTCGCCGTCGCCGCAATTGTCGGTCGTGGTCCCGACCTTCAACGAGCGCGACAACGTCACGGTGCTGTACCGGCGGCTGGAGGCGGTGCTTGCCGGCATCGCCTGGGAGGTCGTGTTCGTCGACGACAATTCGCCTGACGGCACCTGGGACGTCGTGCGCGCGCTGGCGCAGCGCGATAGCCGCGTCCGCTGCATCCGTCGCATTGGCCGGCGCGGCCTGTCGGGGGCCTGCATCGAGGGCATCCTCGCCTCCAGCGCGCCCCATGCGGCCGTGATCGACGCCGACCTGCAGCATGACGAGACGCAACTGCCGAAGATGCTGTCGCTGCTCGCGAGCGGGCAGGCCGACCTCGTGGTCGGCAGCCGCTACATCGAGGGGTACAAGAGCGAGGGTTTCAACAAGCAGCGCGCCGGCGCCAGCGCGCTCGCGACCGAACTCGCCAGGAAGGCGCTGCGGGTCGAGATCGCCGATCCCATGAGCGGCTTCTTCATGGTCCGCCGCGATCGCTTCGAGCAACTGGCGCCGAAATTGTCGGTGCACGGCTTCAAGATCCTGCTCGATCTCGTCGCCAGCGCAAACGGCAGTCTGCGCGCCGTCGAAATTCCCTACACGTTCGGCGAGCGCCAGCACGGCGAGAGCAAGCTCGATTCCATGGTCGCGCTGGATTTTCTCGGTCTGGTGCTGGCCAAGTTCACCAACGATGCCGTCTCGCTGCGCTTCATCCTGTTCGCGATGGTCGGCGGCATTGGCCTGGTGGTGCATCTCACCACGCTGTTCATCGCGCTGCAGCTGCTGAAGGCGCCGTTCGCGGAGGCGCAGGCCGCCGGCGCCGTCGTCGCCATGACCAGCAATTTCGTCCTCAACAACTTCCTCACCTATCGCGATCAACGGCTGAAGGGCTTTGCGCTGCTGCGCGGCCTGATCGCGTTCTACATCGTGTGCAGCGTCGGCCTGCTCGCCAATGTCGGCGTCGCGTTCTCGGTCTACGACCAGGAGCCGATCTGGTGGCTGGCCGGCATGGCCGGTGCGCTGATGGGCGTGGTGTGGAACTACGCGATGTCCGGACTGTTCGTCTGGCGCAAGAAATAG
- a CDS encoding CHASE2 domain-containing protein, producing MKRRVQIWGALVLTALWGAGIYIGHANGHLRFLDRLEATLTDWRTQVRGVQVPPDLVTIVAIDDTVVKRGGSYPLPRADLARVVDTIVQFKPKVVAIDLLLVDRSAAIGDATLANTLATGPMVLAAAAIFPSASETVEPSSDGPLAVLPQAERFLLPLPAFSDHADVGVVNVATGQSGSPLSVPMLFRTADKVELSFPLRVASRALDKPLTIAPDHLMLGDRAVPTDTDFALPITYYGPRRTIRTVSAQSIFDGTLNRAAIENRIVVIGAAVAGGGDFYPTPFDSLMPGVEVVSTAITHLVAGDGIVRGRKVRIADALTAILLPMLLVGLLAWRRSAPGLMVAAAVMIAWGGLNLFAFTHGVWLNAATTLAAAVPPVVVFAGMQLWVGGRRTQYFAAKSRSLAQFQAPAVQEWLARDPDFLSRPVRQDAAVVFIDLSGFTAFSEKIDPDELQDLLRTFHALIDKAAVDCDGLITGFLGDGAMILFGLPGAMPDDAARALKCAINLHRGVESWIAALPPAIGGRLGFKIGAHFGPIVASRLGESHQHITATGDTVNVASRLMEVAAQNKARLALTDTLLDAADFQGDPDGVLTGPLLTQVRGRSGVVTVWFWRDRNGPSQAAARAEMID from the coding sequence ATGAAGAGACGCGTTCAGATTTGGGGGGCACTCGTCCTCACCGCGCTATGGGGCGCGGGCATCTATATCGGCCACGCCAACGGTCACCTGCGTTTTCTCGATCGCCTCGAGGCGACACTGACGGATTGGCGAACCCAGGTCCGCGGCGTGCAGGTTCCGCCCGATCTCGTCACCATCGTCGCGATCGACGACACCGTGGTCAAGCGGGGTGGCAGCTATCCGCTGCCGCGCGCCGATCTCGCCCGCGTCGTCGATACCATCGTGCAGTTCAAGCCGAAGGTGGTCGCGATCGACCTGCTGCTGGTCGACCGCAGCGCCGCGATCGGCGACGCCACGCTGGCGAACACGCTCGCCACCGGTCCGATGGTGCTCGCCGCCGCGGCGATCTTCCCGAGCGCCAGCGAGACCGTGGAGCCGAGCAGCGACGGCCCCCTCGCCGTCCTGCCTCAGGCCGAGCGCTTCCTGCTGCCGCTTCCGGCTTTCTCAGACCACGCCGATGTCGGCGTCGTCAACGTCGCGACGGGGCAGTCAGGCTCGCCGCTCTCGGTGCCGATGCTGTTCCGGACGGCAGACAAGGTCGAGCTCTCGTTTCCATTGCGCGTCGCGAGCCGTGCGCTCGACAAGCCGCTGACGATCGCGCCGGATCACCTCATGCTGGGCGATCGCGCGGTGCCGACCGATACCGATTTCGCGCTGCCGATCACCTATTACGGCCCGCGCCGCACGATCCGCACCGTCAGCGCGCAGAGCATTTTCGACGGCACGCTCAATCGCGCGGCGATCGAGAATCGCATCGTCGTGATCGGCGCCGCGGTCGCCGGCGGCGGCGACTTCTACCCGACGCCATTCGATTCCCTGATGCCGGGCGTGGAGGTGGTCTCGACCGCGATCACGCACCTGGTCGCCGGCGATGGCATCGTGCGCGGCCGCAAGGTCCGCATCGCCGACGCGCTTACCGCGATCCTGCTGCCGATGCTGCTGGTCGGCCTGCTGGCCTGGCGGCGCAGTGCGCCCGGCCTCATGGTCGCGGCCGCGGTGATGATCGCCTGGGGCGGCCTTAATCTGTTCGCGTTCACGCATGGCGTCTGGCTGAATGCCGCAACCACGCTCGCTGCCGCCGTGCCGCCGGTCGTGGTGTTTGCCGGCATGCAGCTGTGGGTCGGCGGCCGCCGCACGCAATATTTCGCCGCCAAGAGCAGGTCGCTCGCGCAATTCCAGGCGCCCGCGGTGCAGGAGTGGCTGGCGCGCGATCCCGATTTCCTGTCCAGGCCCGTGCGGCAGGACGCAGCCGTGGTCTTCATCGATCTCTCCGGCTTCACGGCGTTCAGCGAAAAGATCGATCCGGACGAACTCCAGGATCTGCTCAGGACGTTTCACGCGCTGATCGACAAGGCCGCCGTCGATTGCGACGGTCTGATCACCGGCTTTCTCGGCGACGGCGCCATGATCCTGTTCGGCCTGCCCGGCGCCATGCCCGACGACGCGGCACGCGCGCTGAAATGCGCGATCAACCTGCACCGTGGTGTCGAAAGCTGGATCGCGGCGCTACCCCCTGCGATCGGCGGCCGGCTCGGCTTCAAGATCGGCGCGCATTTCGGTCCGATCGTCGCCTCTCGTCTCGGCGAAAGCCACCAGCACATCACGGCGACGGGCGACACCGTCAACGTCGCGAGCCGGCTGATGGAGGTCGCCGCACAGAACAAGGCGCGGCTCGCGCTGACCGATACGCTGCTGGATGCGGCCGACTTCCAGGGCGATCCCGACGGCGTTCTGACAGGCCCGCTGCTCACCCAGGTGCGCGGCCGCTCCGGCGTCGTAACCGTCTGGTTCTGGCGCGACCGGAACGGGCCGAGCCAGGCCGCCGCCAGGGCCGAGATGATCGACTAG
- a CDS encoding cysteine hydrolase family protein encodes MTAPKTLLELSGADLNPPKLSDACLVLIDIQNEYRSGPLALPDAEPAIAVAAKLLARARQSGAAIFHIAHKGRAGSLFDREAERGAIVSSLTPLANEAVIEKALPNAFAGTDLQAKLAATGRTNIVLAGFMTHMCISSTARAALDLGLRTTIAADACATRDLPDGRGGALSARTIHEVALAELSDRFAIIAQGEALT; translated from the coding sequence ATGACCGCTCCCAAGACCCTGCTCGAACTCTCCGGCGCCGATCTCAATCCGCCGAAACTTTCCGACGCCTGCCTGGTGTTGATCGACATCCAGAACGAGTATCGTTCCGGCCCCCTCGCCTTGCCCGACGCCGAGCCCGCGATCGCGGTCGCCGCAAAACTGCTCGCGCGCGCCCGGCAGAGCGGCGCGGCAATCTTCCACATCGCACACAAGGGCCGCGCCGGCAGCCTGTTCGACCGCGAGGCCGAGCGCGGGGCGATCGTGTCGAGCCTGACGCCGCTCGCGAACGAAGCCGTGATCGAGAAGGCGCTGCCGAACGCCTTTGCCGGCACCGACCTGCAAGCCAAATTGGCCGCGACCGGACGCACCAACATCGTGCTGGCGGGGTTCATGACCCACATGTGCATCAGCTCAACGGCCCGCGCCGCGCTCGATCTCGGGCTGCGCACCACGATCGCGGCCGACGCCTGCGCCACCCGCGATCTGCCCGACGGCCGCGGCGGCGCGCTGTCGGCACGCACGATTCACGAGGTCGCGCTGGCCGAATTGTCGGACCGGTTTGCGATCATCGCGCAGGGCGAAGCGCTGACCTGA
- a CDS encoding glutathione binding-like protein, which yields MLQLYFFPMACSLASRIALMEAGIAAQYHLAHIWTKTIVDDGSDFRGVSPKGAVPVLVLENGERLTESAAVLQYIADVKPETGLAPSFGDPDRYRLQEWLSFVGTEIHKAFLFPTFWYKDDGSLAKPRARIGQTLSAPAAHLADREFLVGNSFTVADAHLTWALLLLRPAGVDIAQWPSLSAYLERMQARPAVREAIATEMALRKTVAASPA from the coding sequence ATGCTGCAACTCTATTTCTTTCCGATGGCCTGCTCGCTCGCCAGCCGCATCGCGCTGATGGAGGCCGGCATCGCGGCGCAGTATCACCTCGCCCACATCTGGACGAAGACGATCGTGGACGACGGCAGCGATTTCCGCGGCGTCTCGCCGAAGGGCGCAGTGCCGGTCCTGGTGCTGGAGAACGGCGAGCGGCTGACCGAGAGCGCGGCGGTGCTGCAATACATCGCCGATGTGAAGCCCGAGACCGGCCTTGCGCCAAGCTTCGGCGATCCCGACCGCTACCGCCTGCAGGAATGGCTGAGCTTCGTCGGCACCGAGATCCACAAGGCGTTCCTGTTCCCGACCTTCTGGTACAAGGACGACGGCTCGCTCGCCAAGCCGCGCGCAAGGATCGGACAGACATTGTCGGCGCCCGCCGCGCATCTGGCGGACCGCGAATTCCTGGTCGGCAATAGCTTCACCGTCGCGGATGCTCACCTGACCTGGGCCTTGCTGCTGCTTCGCCCGGCCGGCGTCGACATCGCGCAATGGCCATCCTTGTCCGCCTATCTCGAGCGCATGCAGGCGCGCCCCGCCGTGCGGGAGGCGATCGCGACCGAGATGGCGCTGCGCAAGACGGTGGCCGCGAGCCCGGCGTGA